In Bacillota bacterium, one DNA window encodes the following:
- a CDS encoding redoxin domain-containing protein: MPVYQPSVNAPEFPEGLEWLNTDRPLRLKDLRGKIVMLDFWTYCCINCMHIIPDLKRLEKKYPNELVVIGVHSAKFTTEKESENIRQAILRYRIEHPVVNDRDMVIWSMYGARAWPTVVLIDPNGKVVGAMSGEGIYEPFDRAIQELIAKHDPRGEIDRTPLQLKLEREKTPRGILEFPGKVLADERSGQLFIADSGNNRIVVVSLKDGTLKEVIGSGEEGYKDGGFDEAQFRHPQGMAYRDNRLYVADTENHAIRLIDFEKRAVSTIAGTGKQMRFWSEGGLAKETELSSPWDVVLVGDVLYIAMAGVHQLWRLDLRRGVVEPHAGSGREARFDASLRQAALAQPSGITTDGKRLYFADSESSSLRAADIDPNGRVDTLVGGDLFDFGDIDGEGRRARLQHPLGVVYHRGVIYVADTYNNKIKRYDLATGRIETFLGDGTAGLRDGERPAFDEPGGVSIAGDRLYIADTNNHAIRIADLKTRRVETLTIRGLEKLRPPQALLRAEVTTLPAQSVQTGDVELVLNVTLPVGYKLNPLANSRVSVAANPPDSASAKTVALTQLPLRVPLTVQADGELQVTADIYYCQDGKEALCYFKQLQWRVPLKVGAGGVKTVTLEQSL; this comes from the coding sequence ATGCCGGTCTACCAGCCGTCTGTCAACGCACCGGAGTTTCCCGAAGGGCTTGAATGGCTGAACACCGACCGCCCCCTTCGCCTGAAAGACCTGCGGGGCAAAATCGTGATGCTGGACTTCTGGACCTATTGCTGCATCAACTGTATGCATATCATCCCTGACCTGAAGCGGTTGGAAAAGAAATATCCCAACGAGCTGGTGGTCATTGGCGTCCACTCCGCCAAGTTCACCACCGAGAAGGAGAGCGAGAACATCCGCCAGGCTATCCTGCGCTACCGCATCGAGCATCCCGTGGTGAACGACCGCGATATGGTCATCTGGAGCATGTATGGCGCACGCGCGTGGCCGACGGTGGTATTGATCGACCCCAACGGCAAAGTGGTGGGCGCAATGTCGGGTGAAGGCATCTACGAGCCGTTCGACCGCGCCATTCAGGAGCTGATTGCCAAGCACGACCCGCGCGGCGAGATAGACCGCACCCCTCTCCAGCTGAAGCTGGAGCGCGAGAAGACGCCAAGGGGCATTCTCGAGTTTCCTGGCAAGGTGCTGGCAGACGAGCGTAGCGGGCAACTCTTTATCGCCGACTCGGGCAACAACCGCATCGTGGTGGTGTCCCTCAAAGACGGCACGCTGAAAGAGGTCATCGGTTCGGGCGAGGAAGGCTACAAAGACGGAGGCTTTGACGAGGCGCAGTTCCGCCATCCGCAGGGCATGGCATACCGCGATAATCGCCTTTACGTGGCGGATACCGAAAACCATGCCATCCGCCTGATCGATTTCGAGAAGCGCGCCGTCAGCACCATCGCGGGCACTGGCAAACAGATGCGCTTCTGGAGCGAAGGCGGTCTCGCCAAGGAGACCGAGCTCAGCTCGCCGTGGGATGTGGTGCTGGTGGGGGATGTGCTGTATATCGCCATGGCGGGGGTGCATCAGCTGTGGCGGCTCGACCTGCGCCGCGGTGTGGTGGAACCGCACGCGGGCAGCGGGCGTGAAGCGCGGTTCGATGCCTCTCTTAGACAGGCGGCTTTAGCTCAACCCTCAGGCATCACCACTGACGGCAAGCGGCTTTACTTTGCCGACAGCGAGAGCAGCTCCCTCCGCGCCGCGGATATCGACCCGAATGGACGGGTTGACACGCTGGTTGGCGGCGACCTGTTCGACTTCGGCGACATCGACGGTGAGGGACGACGCGCCCGCCTGCAACATCCGCTGGGGGTGGTCTACCACAGAGGCGTTATCTACGTCGCGGATACCTACAATAACAAAATCAAGCGTTATGACCTTGCGACGGGGCGCATCGAGACCTTTCTGGGCGACGGCACGGCGGGCTTGCGCGACGGCGAACGCCCTGCCTTCGATGAGCCGGGCGGGGTTAGTATCGCTGGTGACAGGCTGTACATCGCCGATACCAATAACCATGCCATCCGCATCGCCGACCTGAAGACCCGACGGGTGGAGACGCTGACCATCCGCGGACTGGAGAAACTACGTCCGCCACAGGCGTTGCTGCGTGCCGAAGTGACCACCCTACCCGCGCAAAGCGTGCAGACAGGCGATGTGGAGCTGGTGTTGAACGTCACGCTGCCAGTGGGCTACAAGTTGAACCCGCTAGCCAACTCGCGGGTGTCGGTGGCGGCTAATCCCCCTGATAGCGCATCGGCAAAGACCGTTGCGCTCACGCAACTGCCCCTGCGTGTGCCGCTGACCGTGCAAGCGGACGGCGAGCTGCAGGTTACAGCCGACATTTACTACTGTCAGGACGGCAAGGAGGCACTCTGCTACTTCAAGCAGCTGCAGTGGCGGGTGCCGCTGAAGGTCGGTGCAGGCGGAGTAAAAACGGTGACACTGGAACAGAGTCTGTGA